The sequence below is a genomic window from Lolium perenne isolate Kyuss_39 chromosome 7, Kyuss_2.0, whole genome shotgun sequence.
TTTATTATAAGGAAGATCAATAACTCGAACCCATATCAATAGTTTCTCAAATTTCAGCTCAGATGGGAGGCACCGAGAATCAAAATTCTCTAGAACAGCAACAAATTTTTGATATTGTCCATGGCGATCTCTCCCAGATTCGGAGATGATCCCTCTCTGACTCCACTTCGGCAATGAGGATGTTATGTCCACCATCGCAGGACACAAGGCACTCTTGATCGTATTAATATGAAACTTTTTTGGTCTAGGGGCTAAGATTTTGCCTGCAATTGCACATACCGGATTACCTttgtcctcatcatcatcatctacaagcCGGTCCGCCTCTGCCGCGGGCAACTTGAGCTTCCCCATCATCTCTTCCACCGGAGGATTTCCCTTCGTACTCCAATCTGCCCCCGGAGGAGCATTGGTCCCCTCCGTTCCATTGTTTCCGGCCGATGCCGACTCCTCTGCCGATGCCATCAACCGAGGACAACACCCGCACCCCACAATAGAACTACCTCTAGCGAGGCCGAACCCTTCCTAGCGCACCATCAGAgaagatctccggcgagctccgccaaAACTCACTCGAAAACCTAATAACCTAAGAAGAGCCGAAGCGTTATTTTCTGGAGTCCTCAACTATTCTCATTTACTTAACGGGAATGTTGTTGAGTGTGGCAATTCCACCATGCACCCTAGATAGCAGCATTTTGTTCATTGATTTAGAGCTTCGTGATTCGTGCTGGGAAGTTTCACTAAGTTTTGCCACGTTTCAAACACATGTACGAAACCTACATGCATTGATACGAGAGAATGAAATAGTGTTTGGACGTCCGACCGCTTTAAAAGACATGGGTGACTTATTTGTGGCATGTGTCAACATTGCTCGAAACTGCGATGCCATCTTCTCTTTAAATGCCCGTTACTCCATGCGGATTTGAAACTCTATTATTGCTTAGCTAGCCATCACCAATATGGACGTTTCTACTTAGAGCAATTGCGAGGCGGTTACAAAATGGTGGCTTAGCTTCATCTACGCTTCTCTCTGGATCCTAATCATGCTCACCTCTTGAGAGATTTGGAATAAGCGGAACGCGAGGGTTTTCCGAAATGTTTTCACAATGCCAAATGTTGTTGTAAATAAGAGATTAAGGGAGAGGCAGCGTGTTTGGAGCATGGCGGGTGCTAAatactttttttttgcggggaggGTGCAAAGTACTTGGGTTCAGTTATGCCCCGAGACGCCGAGAGTGATTGTTTTGAGCCGCCGCTGGTCCGAGGTTGCAACAAATTTTAAACTTTCTTCTTAACGAATGAATCAGACAAATCTTTCACCACAGTAAaaaataaaatacaaaaaatGATTACTCGGAGCGATCATGTACAGTGTTTGCGCGGTGAATTTTGACAATTAACAAAATTTCAAAAGCTGCGCGATTGGGATGAACATCCCGATCGACAACGCAAGACCACGCGACGACATAAGGCCGGACGATCACCGCGCCGTGGACGGCGGCGAGATCTCGGCGAGCCTCTGTAGCAGCACGCCGTTCCACATGTCGACAGGCCCCGGCAGGCACCAGTGCAGGCAGTCGCTGCCGTTCCTCATCCACCTGCTGTCGAAGTGCGCGCCGGGGTGGCCGTCGGCGCGCATCATCATGGCCTTGGTCACGTCCAGCACCCCAAACCTCCTGCCGCCACTGCTCCTCCTCACCCGCCTCACCTCCTCGCTCTGCACCCTCCGCAGCTCCCACCCGATGCTCCCCATGCTCACCTCCCCTTCCTCCAGCGGCGCCTTCCTGTCGCAGGTGCCGCCGCTGAACCACGAGCCGTGCTCGAAGTGGTCCGGCGAGTAGGTGCGCAGGAAAGTAACAAGGCCGCTCTTGCAATCCCTGCACCGCGCGATGCCCTCCACGGCCGCCCTCACCACGCGGCGCACGGCGTAGGGGACGCCGACGTCGGTGAGGTTCGCGTCGCGTCCGCAGTTGACGCAGCCGATCCGGCGCCCGCCCTCCCAGAGGTAGTTGACGCGGAAGAACCAGTTGCCGCCGGAGATGACGGCGTAGTCCAGGCCCGGGAGGCGGCTCGTCCACTCCGCGCCGAGCCTGTCGAGGTGGATGTCGAAGGAGGCCGTGGGCTTCCCGTCGGCGCCGGCGACGGGCACCGCGTGCGCGTAGAACTCCGTCCACATCACCATGAGCGTGAAGTCGTGCGCCGGGAAGTGCCACGTACCGAACTTGTCGAACGCGTCCGTGTGCACCTCCGTGGGCGTCTCGGCCTGGGACAGGAGGCAGAGCAGGGAGTCCATCTGGTTGCGCGCCAGCGAGTCGCCGATGAAGGCCAGCCGCTTCCCGCGGACGACGTCCAGGAACCGCTCCGGCACGAACCGCGGCAGCTCGCACCCGTCGGGCTGCCACCGCCAGAAGAGGTGGCCGGGGTCCTTGCCGAACTTCTGGCAGTTCTTGAAGTCCGGAAGCATCGGGCACGTCAGGTTGGTGTACACCGGGCCATTCGGCTCCCTCACCCATTTCCCTCTCGAAATGTCGCACTTCTCCTCAAGCTGCACACCTGCCGCAACACAAGCTAGCATCATTTGAGCGTGCAACTTAATTTCGATAAAAGTGAAGTCTAGACCGACAAATCTGCTAGTACAGTTAATGTGGAACGGAGTAGGTCAGATATATGTCAAACACTGAATTAAAAAAAAACACTGAATTTAAAACATGTGCTGATCAACTGATGTGCGTGCTTCTCGTACGTATAGCTTGCAACATCGTCACTGTATGTTAGTGTGTGCAATGCGCTTACTTTGACCAGAATTTTGTTCATAAGCTGTGTTCGGTGCAGCAGcagctgatgatgatgatgagttcGCCGATGGCAGGGAGATGTCCTGTTCAGGTGAAACATTGTTGTCTCCAGGCGCTTCGACATCTCCAGGCATCCGACGGCTGACGTCGAGGGCTACGTGAAGGGGCCTCTGCGTCAGCGTCTCGCCGCTCGATGCCGTCGTCCCAACGGTCAAGCCACGGGACGAGTAGAGGATGGAGAAGGCGAATGCGGCGGAGAGCAGCAGAAGCAGCAGCAGCGAGGACTTGATGTTCCTCTGCACCACCGCGCTCCACTCGCTGccgctgctgctcctcttcagcgATCTCGGGCTGCCACCCGAGGAAGGAGAGTGAGGAAGTGGAGCCATGGAGGTTTCTTCAGATACCTACGGATTACGGAAGGTACACAGCGCTAGTCAGGGTACTAGGTTTGGCCAGCTTTTGAAGGATTCGTGAGCGTCTTCTGCTTTGGCTGACAGGGGCTCCGATTGGTCAGCTGACGCAGGAatttattggtgttgttgttgttggccaATGGTTAATTCACTTCTGGTGAGACTAGCAGTCGGGAGTTTGGTAGAGCTGTCGGGTTAGTCACGCTAAGCTAGTAGCTCACCAAACTGCATACTTGGCTGGTTACTTTGTTTCGAGTTTGCACTTGCTTGTTTCTTTTGGTCTTCTCATTGCAGAAACCTTGGTATGAAGTCGCTGGAGTTTACAGAAGAATTGCAGTTTCACCAGCTACACGTACGTCTACTCACTGGAAAAAGCGTTCCGAAATGTTGGTGCAGAGGTGACAGATCGACGGCAGCCGGCAGGGATTGTTGGCCTACACGCAGTTCTAATGTCAGGTGTCATTCGGTTGTTTTAACATGATGCCACCATGGAGGTATCAACTCCCTATTTACCTACGCTTAATATTACCCGTGGAGGCACGCATGGTGGGTCTAAACCATGCAGGGACCTggtgctaagagcatctctagtggaTGTTCTAAGGCTTCTTTGGCTTGAAGGATATTTTAAAGGAATTTTGGAGGAatctgttggataattaggcactatTTTCGAGATTGATTTCAGAATATTAAACATGAGTACAATAGCTATTAACAATGTGAAACTCAAATATATTAGATGTATTGATCAACATGAACAACAACAGTGTTGTCAGTGCATACGGTACCGATCGGTTGTAGATGAACCAGTTGTCGTTGCATCGGTGACATTGTTGACTACAATGTTAGTGAAGATGGGTCGAGTAGACGCGATGGAGATAACGGTACGCAGCACCGTCCGACTTTATCTAATGGACGACCCATGATGAAGAGATCGAGTAGTCACGCAGAGCGCTtttcaaaaacctaattcgccctttcCCGTATGCATACACATTAGGGTTCTCTGGATTTTTTGATCAATCGTCAGGAAGTTTATGATCAAACGGTGCTTATGATAGTTTATCATAATTGCTCATGGATGCAAGAAACATACAAAATCGTGAACATGACATGTGGTAATCTACATGTAGGATGTATTATTTTTTATATTCCTGTAGTTTTTAATAATAATTATAAAGAGGGATGTTACTGTATAATCATAGTATGTAATTTTTTTGGGTAATAAATACATCCTGACCATATGGTTGTAGTATAGTACGGTTTACTCATAGGTTTTTTTTTTTCACACTCGGTAGTTTTTAAAGCCTTATCATGCAATGATTCTTTTGTAGCTATACAGGATGTAAAATGTGGACAATAAATACCCCTGGCCTGATGGAGTTAATATATTCTCCATACTTAGGATGCATTTTTTAATATTGTGGGTTTGAATCATAGTTATGCTGTGTAGGTTACTGCATTATCATAGGATGTGAAATATTGACAATAATTACATTATGATCACATGGAGTTAGTGCATTTCCCATCCATGGGATGTATTTTTTTTCAACTTCAAGGATACACAGTAGTTTTTGATGCGCTGATATGTGTAACAACCCCATATCATCATGAATTTTGCATGTAACTTTTATACACAATAGGATGTATGTTTTCTACACTTTGCAGTTTGTTTATCAAAATTATACAATGTGGGTTACTATTTTTGGTATGCATTATTATGGTCAGATTCCCCGGCAGATTCACTACAAGAATGGATCGAAACGCCGACAGCCAAAATTCGGGGCCGAAGGCGTATGGGCGGCCAGGCCAGCCTACCAAAGGACCGTCGGCGTAGCAACGCCCTCGGCGTAAAaaacgctacgccgacggctgtCCTCAGCGCATCTCGGGCCATCGGCGTAGGCCCGTGCATGTGGCCCACCAAACTTAGGCCGTGACGACGCTGCCACGGCGTCACATCTACGCCGACGgctgccctcggcatagccttTTCCCTTTTTTAATTTGATCTACACCGACGGCCACCATCTGCGTAGCCTTGAACCTTTTTTCTCTCCACGCACCCCCTTCCCCCATGGACCACCTTTTTATGTTTCAACTGAATGACATAAAATgataaaaaaaaattcaaaaataaaatctttcgagattcttgtatgttacacAACCTCTGTTGGGGGAaataaacaaatttgaaatttgactttttttgcaattttttttagataaaggtaaaatggcattaacttttgcatacgacgtcagaAATAATGTATAATATACCAAAATGATCGTGGGGAAAAGTTGCCCAGCTTATTGACCATTTCCATCGATGGAGGGGTGGTCAAAGATCTCAAGAACTATTGGTAAAAGACTACTTGATTTTGTTTATGATTTACATTACCACTCTACAGGTTCTTGCAAAGCAGATTTGTTagcgacaagtaatatgaattgaAGGGAGTACTTCAACTTTAGTTGGCTGTAatttatgttcatccacctccttctACCACGGAGTTTTAATCAGTTGTAATTTATGTTTATCCACCTGCTTCTACCATGGAGTTTTTTTGGTTCTTGCCCTCGGCTCAAGGAAGGAGAAGGGGCCAGGTAGGGTTTTGAGGATTGCCTCTATGGTTGTTTAGGGCTGTTAGAGTATATTACGGTTTAGTCATATTAGGAAGCTTAAGTTGTAATCTAGATCTATCTATACTAGGTTTCTTAGTGTAAGGGTATAtttcccctatgtgtggttttggtaattagtgaCAACTCCTATGGactatgttttcattgagtttatatgaaggaatattccataggtattacttgtagtccatgtgttggattcaagtatgtatgccatgaagataaagatataccttgagtatttgcattaagatcatcgatttcaagacatatatgtgatattatcaagaagaagaaatgaagatggagttcttatgtggaactcaatattagccatgctctagattatgtgataagcaatgaatgatcaagatcttgagtgcttgattccaagtgaagaattcaagatatgactctaagtcggtgtcatgatagtctcataagttgagctatgtttgacaaagatttagagcatgcaaacaaatgaagaatcctttatacacctcaagatagtatgatagagcatgagaagatacaaggttgaccaatacaaagagtgaagaatagattcaagtttggtcaacacattaaacatgaagaatgtgccacgtgaattcatgtggtatggtaagccttgttgAATGTacaaggacgtcgcctagaggggggggggggggtgaataggcaggttataaaaacttctacttcagACCTAAacaaggcggaataaaactactcaAGGTTTACttgtttagctcaaagcctatcaactagggtttggctaagtgcaccaacaacctatgctaagcatgatgagaaacaaggtgataacaaactagatatagaacatcaagcatgatggatatcacaatgtaaagcgcataggtaaaggagctcgggttgagaagtaaccggtgcacgaggagacgacgatgtatctcgAAGTTCACACTCAAGGGTGCTACgtttccgttggagcggtgtggaggcatgatacgtctccgacgtatcgataatttcttatgttccatgccacattattgatgttatctacatgttttatgcacactttatgtcatattcgtgcattttctggaactaacctattaacaagatgccgaagtgccagttgctgttttctgctgtttttggtttcagaaatcctagtaaggaaatattctcggaatcggacgaaatcaacgcccaggttcctatttttcccggaaccatccagaacacccgagagccgccagagggaagccctgggggccccacaccacaccctggcgcggccagagggggggccgcgccgccctatggtgtgggccccccagaagccctcctgcgccgcctcttcgcctatttaaagcctccgtcgcgaaaaccacgatgcgttcgacgaaacccacgaaaccttcgcgagccgccgccatcgcgaggccacgaGCTGGGGGACAgagtctgttccggcacgccgccggaacggggaagtgcccccggaaggcttctccatcgacaccgctgccatctccaccgccatcttcatcaccgctgctgctcccatgaggagggagtagttctccatcgaggctcggggctgtaccggtagctatgtggttaatttctctcctatgtacttcaatacaatgatctcatgagctgctttacatgattgagatccatatgatgagctttgtatcgctactagttgtgtgctactcatgtgatgttattaaagtagtctattcctcctgcatggtgtaaaggtgactagtgtgtgcaccatgtggttcttgtcgtaggctatgatcatgatctcttgtagattgtggagttaattatcattatgatagtattgatgtgatctattcctccttcatagtgtaatgtggacagtgtgtgcactatgttagttcttggtttattttgcaatgatctattatgctctaaggttatttaaatatgaacattattgtggagcttgttaactccggcattgagggttcgtgtaatcctacgcaatgtgttcatcatccaacaaaagagtgtatgtagcacatatgagaaagagttatttattatgcgatcaatgttgagagtgtccactagtgaaagtataatccctaggccttgttcctaaatactgctatcgctgcttgtttcttgtttcttgtgttactactgctgcaatactaccaccatcaactacacgccagcaagctattttctggcaccgttgctacttctcatacttattcataccacctgtatttcactatctcttcgccgaactagtgcacctattaggtgtgttggggacacaagagacttcttgctttgtggttgcagggttgcatgagagggatatctttgacctcttcctccctgagttcgataaaccttgggtgatccacttaagggaaaacttgctgctgttctacaaacctctgctcttggaggcccaacactgtctacaggaaaaggagggggcgtagacatca
It includes:
- the LOC127317517 gene encoding xyloglucan O-acetyltransferase 3 yields the protein MAPLPHSPSSGGSPRSLKRSSSGSEWSAVVQRNIKSSLLLLLLLSAAFAFSILYSSRGLTVGTTASSGETLTQRPLHVALDVSRRMPGDVEAPGDNNVSPEQDISLPSANSSSSSAAAAPNTAYEQNSGQSVQLEEKCDISRGKWVREPNGPVYTNLTCPMLPDFKNCQKFGKDPGHLFWRWQPDGCELPRFVPERFLDVVRGKRLAFIGDSLARNQMDSLLCLLSQAETPTEVHTDAFDKFGTWHFPAHDFTLMVMWTEFYAHAVPVAGADGKPTASFDIHLDRLGAEWTSRLPGLDYAVISGGNWFFRVNYLWEGGRRIGCVNCGRDANLTDVGVPYAVRRVVRAAVEGIARCRDCKSGLVTFLRTYSPDHFEHGSWFSGGTCDRKAPLEEGEVSMGSIGWELRRVQSEEVRRVRRSSGGRRFGVLDVTKAMMMRADGHPGAHFDSRWMRNGSDCLHWCLPGPVDMWNGVLLQRLAEISPPSTAR